The Arachis hypogaea cultivar Tifrunner chromosome 16, arahy.Tifrunner.gnm2.J5K5, whole genome shotgun sequence genome contains a region encoding:
- the LOC140180037 gene encoding uncharacterized protein: protein MPYLEMSDVCLFHNKLIEEELAYDTNELTHTNLYTEQKMTHEQRLIFDEILNAVITDSGGFYFVYGHGECGKTFIWNGLSSAIRSRGKIALNIASSGITYLLLPGVRTVHYRFSIPITITDESSCNIKHGSLKAELLI, encoded by the coding sequence ATGCCATATCTTGAGATGTCTGATGTTTGCCTTTTTCATAATAAGCTAATAGAAGAGGAGTTAGCATATGACACAAATGAGTTGACTCATACAAACTTATATACGGAACAAAAGATGACTCATGAGCAAAGGTTAATATTCGATGAGATACTCAATGCTGTTATTACAGACTCTGGTGGTTTTTACTTCGTTTATGGGCATGGTGAGTGTGGTAAAACATTTATTTGGAATGGACTTTCTTCTGCTATTCGGTCTAGAGGAAAGATTGCTTTAAATATCGCATCCAGTGGAATTACGTATTTACTCCTACCTGGTGTCAGAACGGTTCATTATAGATTTTCAATACCCATTACAATTACTGATGAATCTAGTTGCAACATCAAGCATGGCAGTTTGAAGGCTGAGCTGCTCATCTAA
- the LOC112758365 gene encoding AT-hook motif nuclear-localized protein 14, with protein MEPNDNQLSSYFHQQQQQHHHQQQHHHQQHHQSAAAPSGVGATTAVSPTNGLLGNTDGAHSHMLYPHTVPSAVSSQLVEPPAKRKRGRPRKYGTPEQALAAKKASTTSSSAAHSFSPTSSSSAAKKSLPHQPRALGGSSFPSSSSKKSHSFGLGNAGQGFTPHVIAVAAGEDVGQKIMLFMQQSKREMCILSASGSISNASLRQPATSGGNVTYEGRFDIISLTGSYVRNELGNRSGGLSVCLSNTDGQIIGGGVGGPLKAAGPVQVIVGTFFVDSKKDSGPGAKGDASASKLPSPVGDSVSSLGYRPVDSTSGNPIRGNEEHQTMGGSHYMIQQLGLHMTPPRSTDWGSHPESRNSGYEMTGRTGPGAHQSPENGGYDQITD; from the exons atggaacctAATGACAACCAACTCAGCTCCTACTtccaccaacaacaacaacagcaccACCACCAGCAACAGCATCACCACCAGCAGCACCACCAGAGCGCCGCCGCGCCCTCCGGCGTGGGAGCCACGACGGCGGTTTCGCCGACCAACGGCCTTTTAGGGAACACCGATGGGGCCCACTCGCACATGTTGTACCCTCACACGGTGCCGTCGGCGGTGTCGTCGCAGCTGGTGGAGCCACCGGCGAAGAGGAAGAGAGGTCGGCCTCGCAAGTACGGTACTCCCGAGCAAGCCCTCGCTGCGAAGAAAGCCTCTACGACGTCATCTTCCGCCGCTCACTCCTTCTCCCCAACCTCCTCTTCCTCCGCCGCAAAGAAATCCCTTCCTCACCAGCCTCGTGCCTTGGGTGGTTCCTCGTTTCCTTCCTCCTCTTCCAAGAAATCGCACTCCTTTGGTTTAG GCAATGCAGGACAAGGCTTCACTCCGCATGTCATTGCTGTAGCTGCTGGTGAG GATGTTGgccaaaaaattatgttatttatgCAACAAAGTAAGCGTGAGATGTGCATTTTGTCTGCATCTGGTTCCATATCCAATGCCTCTCTTCGTCAGCCAGCAACCTCAGGAGGCAACGTTACATATGAG GGTCGGTTTGATATTATTTCTCTTACTGGTTCCTATGTTCGTAATGAACTTGGAAATCGATCTGGTGGTCTGAGTGTATGCTTATCTAATACTGATGGGCAAATAATTGGTGGTGGAGTTGGTGGACCCCTTAAAGCGGCTGGTCCAGTTCAG GTTATTGTCGGTACATTTTTTGTTGACTCCAAGAAGGATAGTGGTCCTGGTGCAAAAGGTGATGCCTCTGCTAGTAAGTTGCCGTCACCAGTTGGTGACTCGGTATCAAGCTTAGGTTACCGCCCAGTTGACTCTACTAGTGGAAATCCAATCCGGGGAAATGAAGAGCATCAAACTATGGGGGGAAGTCATTACATGATTCAACAGCTTGGTTTGCACATGACGCCTCCCCGGTCAACAGACTGGGGAAGCCATCCGGAATCAAGAAATTCCGGCTATGAGATGACAG GAAGAACAGGTCCGGGGGCCCACCAATCTCCAGAGAACGGGGGCTATGACCAGATCACTGATTGA